The Gammaproteobacteria bacterium DNA window GCGGGTTGATCTCGACCAGCGAGGCGTCCTTTTCAACGAACATGTTGTAAAGACCCTGCACGATCTTGCCGAAATCCTTCTGCTGTTCCTTGGTGATGCCGAGGCCGAAGGCCAGTTCGCGCATCTGGAACGGCATCAGGCCGGTCACCGGGTTCACGTGGACCTTGAAGATCTTTTCCGGGGTCTTCTCGGCGACTTCCTCGATGTCCATGCCACCCTCGGTGGAGGCCATGAAGGTGATGCGGCTGGTGTCGCGATCGACGACCACCGACAGGTACAGCTCGCGCGAGATGTCGGAGCCGGCTTCGATCAGCAGCTGGCTGACGGGCAGGCCTTCCGGTCCGGTCTGGTGGGTGACCAGGGTCATGCCGATCATCTTGTCGGCCGCCTCACGGACCTCATCAAGAGTCTTGCAGAGCGTGACACCGCCGGCCTTGCCGCGGCCGCCTGCGTGAACCTGGGCCTTGACGACCCAGAGGTTGCCGCCCAGTTCCTCGGCAGCTGACGCTGCGGCGGCGGCGGAATCGACCACCTTTCCGCGTGGAACAGGCATGCCATAATTCGCAAAAAGCGCTTTCGACTGATATTCGTGAAGATTCATGGTTATCCGCGTGTTGGAGGGTCAAAAATGAAGCGCGTATTTTGGCTGAAATGGCGCCAATTCGCAAAAACTGCCACAGTGGCAAGGATTTCCGGGCAAATGCAGCGCACAAAGGCCGCCGCAGGCCCGGCAGAAAAGGGAGCTTGCGCTTGAACCAGCCCGCCATATCCCGCTCCGACAGCAGGCCGGCCACACCGGGCAGGCCCAGCAGCGAGGACCGCCTGGCCATGCTGGCCGAGCTGTTCCAGGTCTCCGGTCGGGACCTGAACTGGCGAATCCTGCGGCTGCTGAACCTCTACCGGGTCCTGGCGGCCGGCGTCATGCTGCTGCTGTTCCTCGACACCACGGTCGCCACTTTCGGGGCGCTGCACCCCGACCTGTTCGTGTTCGGCGCCTTTTTCTGGCTGGGATTCGGCCTGCTGCTGTCCTTCCTGCTCAGGGGCCGCTGGCCGGGCATCACACTCTTGACCTACTTCTCGCTGCTCACGGACATCGGCATCGTCACCTTGCTGACCCACGCATCCGGCGGCCAGGGCTCCGGCCTGGCCGTGCTGTTGTTCGTCACCACGGTGGCGGGTGCCGCACTGCTCAAGGAGCGGGTCGCGCTTGCGTACGCTGCCATCGCCTCGCTCTCGCTGCTGGTGGAGCAGACCCTCGGGCATCTCGAGGGCACCAGCCAGTCCACGCTCTACGCCAATGCCGGCATTACCGGCATCATCCTGTTCACGACCGCCGTGGTCGGCTCGCGCGTGGCACAACGCTTCCGCGAATCGGAAGCCCTTGCGGAACGTCGCGGCATCGATCTCGAGAACCTGTCGCAGGTCAACGAGGCGGTGGTCGAGAACATGCAGACCGGCATCCTGGTCATCGATGGTCGCGATCGCATCCGCCAGATGAACCCCTCGGCCGGACGGTTGCTCGATACCAGCTCGCGCGGTGGACGAAGCCTGGACAGCGTCTCGCCACTGCTGGCCGGCCTGGTCCGTCACTGGCGTGATGGCGAGGCCATCGTCAAATCCAGCGTCAAGCTCGGCGACCGGACCCTGTTGCTGCGTGTCGAACTGCTGGGCAACGATTCGGGCAACGGGGCCGCAATCATTTTCCTGGAAGACGCGGCAATCGCCTCCGAGCAGATACAGCAAACCAAGCTGGCCGCACTTGGCCGCCTGACTGCCTCCATGGCCCATGAAATTCGCAATCCGATCGGCGCCATTTCGCATGCCAACCAGTTGCTGGCCGAGGCCGATCTCGACGCAACGGATCGTCGCTTCGTCGACATCATCCGCCAGCAAAGCGACCGCGTGAACGACATCATCGAGAATATCCTGCAGCTGGGGCGTCGCCAGGCCTTGCAGTCCGAGCAACTGGACATCGAGACCTGGCTGCGCGATTTCATCATGGAATACTGCGACAGCTATGGCCTGGAACTCGATGCCATCGAATTCATCGCACCCGCCGATGCCATGAATGTCCGCATCGACCCGGGCCACTTGCGACAGGTCCTGGTCAACCTGCTGGACAATGCCCGCCTGCATGGCGAGCCGGCTGCCGACGGTCGCCATGCCAGCCTGAGGCTGACCCGCACACCCCAGGGTGAAATCTGTTTCCTGGATGTGGTGGATTTCGGTCCGGGTGTACCGGATGACATTGCCAGCCAGATTTTCGAACCCTTCTATACGAGCGCGCGCAAGGGTACCGGTCTCGGCCTGTTCATTGCCCGCGAGCTGTGCGAGTGCAATCATGCGCAACTGACCTACGGGCGGGACGAACAGGGGAACAGCTGTTTCCGTATCACCTTCTCCGACCGCGATTTCAACCTGACCTGAGCAGGCAAGGGCACCCTGGCTGACGGACATGATGGACCTGAGCAACAAAATCGCACTGATTGTCGATGACGAGCCGGACATCCTCGAGTTGCTGGCCATCACGCTGGAACGCATGGGCCTGGCCGTCGATCGCGCGGACAGCCTCGCGGCCGCTCGCGATTGCGTTGGCATTCGCAAACCCGACCTCTGTCTTACCGACATGCGCCTGCCGGATGGTGACGGCCTCGAGCTGGTGGAGTGGCTGCAGAATCAGCACCCCGGTTTGCCCGTCGCGGTCATCACCGCGCACGGCAACGTCGAGGCTGCCGTGCAGGCGCTCAAGCTCGGTGCCTTCGATTTCGTGTCCAAGCCGGTCGACCTGGGCCAGCTGCGCGGAATGGTGCAGACGGCGTTGCGGCTCGAACCCACCGTCACGCCGCTGGAAACGGCAAGCGAGCAGCAATCCACCCTGCAAGGCAATTCAGCCGCCATCGAGGACGTGCGACGCCTGATTGCCAAGGTGGCCCGCAGCCAGGCACCCGTGCACATCAGCGGCGAGTCAGGCACTGGCAAGGAACTGACTGCGCGACTGATCCACGCCAGCAGCGCGCGCCGCGACGGACCTTTCGTGGCCGTCAACTGTGGTGCCATCCCGTCCGAATTGATGGAATCGGAGTTCTTCGGTCACAAGAAGGGCAGCTTCACCGGCGCCCATGCCGACAAGGAAGGCCTTTTCCAGGCCGCCGAGGGTGGCACGCTGTTCCTCGATGAAGTCGCCGAACTGCCACTGCACATGCAAGTGAAGCTGCTGCGGGTCATCCAGGAAAAAGCCATTCGACCTGTCGGCAAGACGCACGAAGAGGACATCGATGTCCGCATACTCTCCGCCACGCATCGTGACCTGGCGGAGCGGGTGGCTGCCGGCGCGTTTCGCGAGGACCTGTTCTACCGCATCAATGTCATCGAGTTGCACGTTCCGGCACTGCGCGAACGTCCCGGTGACATTCCCGTGCTGGTAAGCTCCCTGCTCCGCAAGCTGGCAAACACCACCGGCCTGCCCGAACCTGAAGTCGAGCCGGCAGCGCTGGACAAGCTGGCGGGCTACTCGTTTCCGGGCAATGTCCGCGAACTGGAGAACATACTGGAGCGCGCCATGACGCTGTCCAGCGGCCAGCGCATCCATGCCGATGACATCAAGCTTGGCCAGAAGGTCGCCCGGCAGGCCGATCCACAGAGCACGCCGCCGCCCAATGGCCATGGCGCGGATGTCGCCTCCCTGCCCCGCAACCTGGGTGACGAAGAACGTCAGGCTATCGAAGCCGCCTTGCAGGCCACCCGCTACAACAAGACCAAGGCGGCCGAAAAGCTCGGGCTCACCCTGAGGCAGCTGCGTTACCGCATCCAGAAGCTCGGGATCGAGGACTGAACCGAGGGAATCGGCGGGAAACAGCGACCGTCATGAGCTGCCAATTGCGCCAGTATTTGTCAGCTCTGGGGCATCAACCCCACCTATCCTGATAAGCACTCCGCTCCAACGTTCCACACCTGGCTCGGATTTTCAGAGGCTTGCGCCCGATGAATGAGCCCTTTTCCCCACAATAGATTTTTTCCAAAGCCTGGCACATGACGTGCATGAGTCATGGCGGGAGCAATGACCGCTCCCGTTGACCAGAACTCACAAGGAGTGACTCAATGGATATGGAAATCACGCATCGCCGCCACCTCAAGCAGGGCGGTTTCACCCTGATCGAACTGATGATCGTCGTCGCCATCGTCGGCATTCTCGCCGCGGTCGCCATTCCCTCTTACCAGGACTATATCGACCGGGCCCGCATGACCGAAGTCATGTCGGGAATCGACATGGCGAAGACCACCATTGCCGAGGATTTCATGACCAATGCGGCCATGCCGGACGCCCCCGCCGCGGGGAACCTGCTGGAAGGCCTGCGAACCACCTTGGCGGCCAACTCCGGCCTGATTACGTCCGTGGCATTCACGCGCGACGATGACCAGAACGTGACCGGCGTCATCACCTTGAACGACGCGGAATTCACCGGCATCACTGGCAGCGGTGATACTGACTGGGCCTTCCAGGTCCAGGGGAGCGAAAACGGTGTCGTCCTGGACTGCAACGCAGCCGGCACGACCGTCCCGGCCAGGCTGCGACCGGCCAACTGCCGATAACCACCGCAGCAGACGCATGCAGTCAGCCCGGCGTCAGCCGGGCTGGCTGCACTTGAAACCCTGATGACACATGGATTGCCCCGTCGGTTGTCAAAACCTGACAATTGTCAGCCATTGTCCCAGCGCAATCCCCGACGTGGCCAAGGGAATCCCCGATAAATGGGCTTTCTTGCTTGGCATGGATATTGCATCATTATGGGCAGGTGAACTCATCACCTGACCACAATCCATTTATGGGGAGATTTACCATGCAGAAGATGCAGAAGGGCTTCACGCTTATCGAATTGATGATCGTTGTCGCGATCATCGGCATCCTGGCCGCCGTGGCTATCCCGGCTTACCAGGACTACATCACCCGCGCCAAGCTGTCCGAAGTGATGGGCATCGCAGCCAAGGACAAGACCACGATTTCCGAGTACTACGTGTCGATCGGCGCCATGCCGCTGACTCCGGATGCCGCTGGTATTTCCGAAGATGCTGGCCAGTCGCAGTACCTGAAGACGGTTGCATTCAACAACACCGGCACCAACTCCGCCACCATGACCTACACCCTGGACGCGCCGCTGTCGGCCGCCCTGGAAGATCGCACCATCATCTTCACGGGTACGGGTAATGCTTCCGGTGTGACCTGGACTTGCAACACCGGTACGCTGGAACCGAAGTACCGTCCGGCCAACTGCCGCTAATCTTCGGATAAGCTGCAGTTAAACGACTGTACCCGGAGCCCCATGGTTTACCATGGGGCTCTTTTTTCGCCTTGAAAATCCTGCTGTCCAGGGAAACGGAAGATGCGAACAGCTCTCGAATTCTCCAATCGCACCTTGCTGATGATGTTGCTGCTGCTGGCAGCCGCCATCGGCATCCTGGTCCCGGGAATCACCGGCCCCTGGATATTCGACGACTTCCCGAACATTGCCGCCAATCCCGCCCTATCTCCTGAAAGCTGGGGTTGGCAGGAATTCCTGAAGGCCAGTTTCTCGGGCAATGCCTCGCAACTGGGCCGTCCCGTGGCGATGGCCAGCTTTGCTCTGAATACCTGGCTGACGGGCCTCGATCCCTGGTGGTTCAAGCTGGTGAACATCCTGCTTCATGCCCTCAATGCCGCCCTGCTGTTCCTGCTGGTAAAACGCCTGGCCAGCCTGCCCGCCAGCGGACTTTCCGCGGATCGTGCCTGGAAACTGGCAGCCTTCACAGCTCTCGCCTGGGCTGTGCACCCGCTTGCGGTGAATACCAGCCTGCATGTCGTACAGCGCATGAACCTGCTGGCCACGGGTTTCACGCTGGCCGCTCTGCTGCTCCTGCTGCCGGCACGCCAGCAGCTGTTTGAGCGCACCCCGTGGGCCCTGCGGCGAATCGCACTGGGCGCCCTGTTGCTGCTCGCCGGTATCTTTTCCAAGGAATCGGCGGCCTTGGCGGTTTTCTACCTGATGTTGATCGAGGGACTGCTGTTTCGCGGCCAGGACGCAAGCGGGCGCTATCGCCCCGTCATCGGCAGGCTGGCCATCGCCACGCTGGCGATGATCACTGTCGCAGCCATTGCCGCCTGGCCTGCACTGACGGCCAATTACGCCTACCGGGATTTCACCCTGGTCGAACGACTGCTGAGCGAACCACGCATACTCTGGCATTACATCGAAATGACCCTGGCGCCCAGCTTTTACAGCCTCGGCCTGTTCCTGGATGACATACCGGTGTCGCAAGGCTTGCTGACTCCTGCCGCCACCTTGCTGTCCATCTTCGGGCTTGTGGCCCTGGCGTTGCTCGCCTTCCTGGCGCGGCGCCGGCTGCCATTGTTCAGCCTGGGCCTTGGCCTGTTCCTCAGCGGCCACCTGCTCGAATCGACTTTCCTGCCACTGGAACTGGCCTTCGAACACCGCCAGTACCTGCCGGCGGCCGGCCTGTTGCTGGCCCTGATGAGCCTGTTGACGCATCCTCGACTGGAACGCATTCCGGTGCTGCCGAAAATCCTGCCGCTGGCCATCATTGCGGCCTTCGCCGGCCTCGCAGTGCTGCGCTCGCTGCAGTGGTCGGATGGCTTCGTGCACGCCCAGCTGGAAGTGCAACACCACCCCCAATCGGAACGTGCCAACATCAAGCTGGCTGAAGCCTTTGCACAACTTGCCCAGCAGGCCCGCAGCAAAGGAATGACCGACTGGACCGAGTTCTACATCCAGGCTGCCATGTCGCATTACCGGGAGGCGGCGCTGGCCGCACCGCGTTCGCCAGCGGCGCATATGGGCAAGCTCCTGCTGGCTGCCGACTTCCGGCAACCACTGGACGAGCAGGTGCTGGACGCTGCCGCCGAGCGGATCCGTTCGACCGCCGTCCGGGCCGACTGGCCAAGTTACCTGCAACAGCTCTACGACTGCCTCGGGGCACCTGGCTGCCAGTTCGACCCCGACGCTTTCGAGGTCTTGCTACGGCTGACTCTCGAGAACCCCGAACTGAATCCGCGGCTGGCAGTAAAGCTTTATTACCTGGCCGCGCAGTATTTTGCCGTGGTCAGGCGAAACGGCAGCGCCGCGCTGGAACTGATGCAGGCAGCGGTCGATGTCGCGCCGGGCACATTCCAGGTCCACATGCTGCAGGCGGAATTGCTGATTGGTGCTGGCCGCCTCGACCAGGCAGGAGCTGCACTGGCCAGGGCCAGGGAAATCGATTGGCTGGGCATCCACGCCCGCGATGTGCAACGATTGGCATCGAAGCTTCAAGACGCTCGACAGTCTGGCGACATCCAGGAGGAGCAGCAGCCATGAGCAGGGGCGAAGCACCAGGCAGCC harbors:
- a CDS encoding sigma-54 dependent transcriptional regulator; the protein is MMDLSNKIALIVDDEPDILELLAITLERMGLAVDRADSLAAARDCVGIRKPDLCLTDMRLPDGDGLELVEWLQNQHPGLPVAVITAHGNVEAAVQALKLGAFDFVSKPVDLGQLRGMVQTALRLEPTVTPLETASEQQSTLQGNSAAIEDVRRLIAKVARSQAPVHISGESGTGKELTARLIHASSARRDGPFVAVNCGAIPSELMESEFFGHKKGSFTGAHADKEGLFQAAEGGTLFLDEVAELPLHMQVKLLRVIQEKAIRPVGKTHEEDIDVRILSATHRDLAERVAAGAFREDLFYRINVIELHVPALRERPGDIPVLVSSLLRKLANTTGLPEPEVEPAALDKLAGYSFPGNVRELENILERAMTLSSGQRIHADDIKLGQKVARQADPQSTPPPNGHGADVASLPRNLGDEERQAIEAALQATRYNKTKAAEKLGLTLRQLRYRIQKLGIED
- the sucC gene encoding ADP-forming succinate--CoA ligase subunit beta, with the translated sequence MNLHEYQSKALFANYGMPVPRGKVVDSAAAAASAAEELGGNLWVVKAQVHAGGRGKAGGVTLCKTLDEVREAADKMIGMTLVTHQTGPEGLPVSQLLIEAGSDISRELYLSVVVDRDTSRITFMASTEGGMDIEEVAEKTPEKIFKVHVNPVTGLMPFQMRELAFGLGITKEQQKDFGKIVQGLYNMFVEKDASLVEINPLIITTDNRVVVLDAKVNLDDSAMFRHKDLAEMRDPTQEDEKENIAHEHELNYVQLDGNIACMVNGAGLAMATMDLIKLHGGEPANFLDVGGGATKERVTEAFKLILSNEDVEGILVNIFGGIVRCDLIAEGILAAVKEVGVTVPVVARLEGTNVDKGKELLANSDVAVQPADDLTDAAKKIIAAVAK
- a CDS encoding pilin; translation: MQKMQKGFTLIELMIVVAIIGILAAVAIPAYQDYITRAKLSEVMGIAAKDKTTISEYYVSIGAMPLTPDAAGISEDAGQSQYLKTVAFNNTGTNSATMTYTLDAPLSAALEDRTIIFTGTGNASGVTWTCNTGTLEPKYRPANCR
- a CDS encoding pilin, translating into MDMEITHRRHLKQGGFTLIELMIVVAIVGILAAVAIPSYQDYIDRARMTEVMSGIDMAKTTIAEDFMTNAAMPDAPAAGNLLEGLRTTLAANSGLITSVAFTRDDDQNVTGVITLNDAEFTGITGSGDTDWAFQVQGSENGVVLDCNAAGTTVPARLRPANCR
- a CDS encoding ATP-binding protein — its product is MNQPAISRSDSRPATPGRPSSEDRLAMLAELFQVSGRDLNWRILRLLNLYRVLAAGVMLLLFLDTTVATFGALHPDLFVFGAFFWLGFGLLLSFLLRGRWPGITLLTYFSLLTDIGIVTLLTHASGGQGSGLAVLLFVTTVAGAALLKERVALAYAAIASLSLLVEQTLGHLEGTSQSTLYANAGITGIILFTTAVVGSRVAQRFRESEALAERRGIDLENLSQVNEAVVENMQTGILVIDGRDRIRQMNPSAGRLLDTSSRGGRSLDSVSPLLAGLVRHWRDGEAIVKSSVKLGDRTLLLRVELLGNDSGNGAAIIFLEDAAIASEQIQQTKLAALGRLTASMAHEIRNPIGAISHANQLLAEADLDATDRRFVDIIRQQSDRVNDIIENILQLGRRQALQSEQLDIETWLRDFIMEYCDSYGLELDAIEFIAPADAMNVRIDPGHLRQVLVNLLDNARLHGEPAADGRHASLRLTRTPQGEICFLDVVDFGPGVPDDIASQIFEPFYTSARKGTGLGLFIARELCECNHAQLTYGRDEQGNSCFRITFSDRDFNLT